A genomic stretch from Alphaproteobacteria bacterium includes:
- a CDS encoding TauD/TfdA family dioxygenase, with translation MFEVRQLHPLFVGEVSGIDLREPVDDATRDAIVAALDRHAVLVFHDQQLDDDRQMTFSATFGPLGQTAIVKRKGYTPRLNPHFTDISNLDENSEILALNDRRRMMALGNRLWHTDHAFRPVPAKYSLLYAHAVPPEGGETEFTDMRAAYDALSDARKARIADMVAMHSLMYSREVIGFTDFAPEEHAAFPPVPHPLVRTHPGSGRRALYLAAYASEIRGMPVPDGRMLLRDLTEHATQRQFVYTHDWRVGDLLMWDNRSLMHRAGDYDMTQRRDLRRNTVMQDISTMEEKARASEAVHSDSAHRPGGSGCQSAMVR, from the coding sequence ATGTTCGAGGTAAGGCAACTGCATCCGCTGTTCGTCGGCGAGGTCAGCGGGATCGACCTGCGCGAACCGGTCGACGACGCCACGCGCGACGCCATCGTCGCGGCGCTGGATCGCCATGCCGTGCTGGTGTTTCACGACCAGCAGCTCGACGACGACCGGCAGATGACGTTCAGCGCCACCTTCGGCCCGCTGGGCCAGACCGCCATCGTCAAGCGCAAGGGCTACACGCCGCGGCTGAACCCGCATTTCACCGATATCTCCAACCTGGATGAGAACAGCGAAATCCTGGCGCTGAACGACCGACGGCGGATGATGGCGCTGGGCAACCGGCTGTGGCACACCGACCACGCCTTCCGCCCGGTCCCGGCGAAATATTCGCTGCTCTACGCCCACGCGGTGCCGCCCGAAGGGGGCGAAACCGAATTCACCGACATGCGCGCCGCCTATGACGCGCTGTCCGATGCGCGCAAGGCGCGGATCGCCGATATGGTGGCGATGCATTCGCTGATGTATTCGCGCGAGGTGATCGGCTTCACCGATTTCGCGCCCGAGGAACACGCCGCCTTCCCGCCGGTGCCCCATCCGCTGGTGCGAACCCATCCCGGGTCGGGGCGCAGGGCGCTATATCTCGCCGCCTATGCCAGCGAAATCCGCGGCATGCCGGTGCCGGACGGGCGCATGCTGCTGCGCGACCTGACCGAGCACGCCACCCAGCGGCAGTTTGTCTACACCCACGACTGGCGCGTCGGCGACCTGCTGATGTGGGACAACCGCAGCCTGATGCACCGCGCCGGCGACTACGACATGACCCAGCGCCGCGACCTGCGCCGCAACACGGTGATGCAGGACATCTCTACGATGGAGGAAAAAGCGCGGGCGTCGGAAGCGGTCCACAGCGATTCCGCCCATCGGCCCGGCGGCAGCGGGTGTCAGTCGGCGATGGTGAGATAG
- the egtD gene encoding L-histidine N(alpha)-methyltransferase — MPDNHLAFFIDLEPAVADFRESVIAGLSGSPRQLACKFFYDAAGMELFNRICETEEYYVTRTELALLRRIGPEIAALAGPEAAVIEFGAGSDLKIRLLLDALDRPAQYVPIDIAIEPLRDATEAIARDYPAMRVGAVCADFTTLDALPAGAVSDSGGRRLGFFPGSTIGNFTREEAGTFMALIRRVLGPGGALLIGVDLKKDTARLNAAYNDAAGYTAGFNLNLLHRMVRELGAELDTDGFEHYAFYNDAEGRVEMHLRSLRDQTIAIGDDRFALAAGELIHSENSHKYAIDEFAALARAAGFDPGAVWTDANRLFSIHYLTIAD; from the coding sequence ATGCCTGATAATCACCTTGCATTCTTCATCGACCTGGAACCGGCCGTCGCGGATTTTCGGGAATCCGTTATAGCCGGCTTGTCCGGTTCGCCCCGGCAGCTTGCCTGCAAGTTCTTCTACGATGCCGCCGGGATGGAGCTGTTCAACAGGATCTGCGAGACCGAGGAATATTACGTCACCCGCACCGAACTGGCGCTGCTGCGGCGGATCGGGCCGGAGATCGCCGCGCTGGCCGGACCGGAAGCCGCGGTGATCGAATTCGGCGCCGGGTCTGATCTGAAAATACGCCTGTTGCTCGATGCGCTGGACCGCCCGGCGCAATATGTGCCGATCGATATCGCCATCGAACCGCTGCGCGATGCGACCGAAGCGATTGCCCGGGATTACCCCGCCATGCGGGTCGGCGCGGTCTGCGCCGATTTCACCACGCTCGATGCCCTGCCCGCCGGGGCGGTGAGCGACAGTGGCGGCAGGCGGCTGGGGTTTTTTCCCGGTTCGACCATCGGCAATTTCACGCGGGAGGAGGCCGGCACCTTCATGGCGCTGATTCGCCGCGTGCTCGGTCCCGGCGGCGCATTGCTGATCGGCGTCGACCTGAAGAAGGACACGGCTAGGCTGAACGCCGCCTATAACGATGCGGCCGGATATACCGCGGGGTTCAACCTGAACCTGCTGCACCGCATGGTGCGCGAACTGGGCGCCGAGCTGGATACGGACGGCTTCGAACATTACGCCTTCTACAACGACGCCGAAGGCCGGGTCGAAATGCATCTGCGCAGCCTGCGGGACCAGACAATAGCCATTGGCGATGACCGGTTCGCGCTGGCGGCGGGTGAGCTGATCCATTCCGAAAATTCCCACAAATACGCCATCGACGAATTCGCCGCCCTGGCGCGCGCCGCCGGGTTTGACCCTGGCGCGGTCTGGACCGATGCCAACCGGCTGTTCAGCATCCACTATCTCACCATCGCCGACTGA